From Schistocerca americana isolate TAMUIC-IGC-003095 chromosome 11, iqSchAmer2.1, whole genome shotgun sequence, the proteins below share one genomic window:
- the LOC124553865 gene encoding zinc finger protein 708-like isoform X8 → MEKSTHGFSTNTEDLTIDKECSVATQYDCSTSGKELHVYSCNFCQQSFSSKYRLIMHVFMHIDGTQPPLYVCKWCGEVFHSNVGLKKHMTMSENCQVLTADSHEKYAHSDEHQTTTSLDSEAEVSVTEYNDQSSCKETWKDSKKPSNDICNTHMTNDREKTSNYGTLSIAVNVSAQADLLTANRTHRCGICGKLFARSGDLNGHVSIHTEKRLHKCDICEKWFAQSRYLKAHTLIHTRKKPYMCEICGKSFTMIGNFKKHTLIHTGNKPHKCDICERWFAQSRYLKAHTLIHTRKKPYMCESCGKSFTVLGDLKKHSLIHTGKKPHKCEICGKSFTKLSTLKQHTLIHTGKIPHKCEICGKSFAASGYLKNHVLIHTGKEPHKCEICGKSFAASGSLKRHSLIHTGNEPHKCEICGKSFSILGNLNEHFLIHTGDKPHLCEICGKSFTILSSLNKHLLIHTGNKPHLCEICGKSFCWPYDLKNHVLIHTGKKPHKCEICGKSFTMLRNLKKHSLIHTGKKPHKCEICGKSFAASGSLQKHSLSHTGKKPHKCVICGKSFTMSSHLKKHVLIHTGKITYMCEICGKSFTMLGDLKKHVLIHTGKKPHKCEICGESFATSGDIKTHAFEHTGSGPHKCGICDKSFTYLDTLKTHALLHIRKKM, encoded by the coding sequence ATGGAGAAGTCAACACATGGGTTCAGTACCAATACAGAAGATCTGACTATTGATAAGGAATGCTCAGTTGCCACCCAGTATGACTGTAGTACGAGCGGAAAGGAATTGCATGTATATAGCTGTAATTTCTGCCAGCAGAGCTTTTCTTCAAAATACAGACTCATAATGCATGTGTTTATGCACATTGATGGAACGCAACCACCTTTGTATGTTTGTAAGTGGTGTGGTGAGGTATTTCACAGTAATGTTGgcttgaaaaagcatatgacaatGAGTGAGAATTGTCAAGTTTTAACTGCTGACAGTCATGAAAAATATGCACATAGTGATGAGCATCAAACCACTACCTCGTTGGATAGCGAGGCAGAGGTTTCTGTCACAGAATACAATGACCAGTCTTCATGTAAGGAAacttggaaagattcaaagaagcccTCTAATGACATATGTAACACACACATGACAAATGATAGAGAGAAAACAAGTAATTATGGAACTTTGTCTATAGCTGTTAATGTCAGTGCCCAGGCTGATCTACTTACTGCAAACAGAACTCACAGATGTGGTATTTGTGGCAAATTGTTTGCTAGGTCTGGTGATCTCAACGGACATGTTTCCATTCATACTGAGAAAAGACTTCACAAATGTGATATTTGTGAGAAATGGTTTGCCCAGTCACGTTATCTAAAGGCTCACACATTAATTCACACTAGGAAGAAACCTTACATGTGcgagatttgtgggaaatcttttactaTGATAGGTAACTTCAAGAAACACACATTGATTCACACTGGAAATAAACCTCACAAATGTGATATTTGTGAGAGATGGTTTGCCCAGTCACGTTATCTAAAGGCTCACACATTAATTCACACTAGGAAGAAACCTTACATGTGCGAGAGTTGTGGGAAATCTTTTACTGTGTTAGGTGATCtcaagaaacactccttaattcacactggaaagaaacctcacaaatgtgagatttgtgggaaatcttttactaAGTTAAGTACtctcaaacaacacacattaattcacactggaaagatacctcacaaatgtgagatttgtgggaaatcttttgctgCGTCAGGCTATCTCAAGAATCATGttttaattcacactggaaaggaacctcacaaatgtgagatttgtgggaaatcttttgctgCGTCAGGTTCTCTCAAGAGACAttcattaattcacactggaaatgAACCTCACAAATGCGAGATATGTGGGAAATCTTTTTCTATATTAGGCAATCTTAACGAACACTTCTTAATTCACACTGGAGATAAGCCTCACCtatgtgagatttgtgggaaatcttttactaTATTAAGCAGTCTTAACAAACAtttattaattcacactggaaacaAACCTCACCtatgtgagatttgtgggaaatctttttgTTGGCCATACGATCTCAAGAACCATGTATTAATTCACACTGgtaagaaacctcacaaatgtgagatttgtgggaaatcttttactaTGTTGCGTAATCTCAAGAAACAttcattaattcacactggaaagaaacctcacaagtgtgagatttgtgggaaatcttttgctgCGTCAGGCTCTCTCCAGAAACATTCATTAagtcacactggaaagaaaccgcACAAATGTgtgatttgtgggaaatctttcaCTATGTCAAGCCATCTCAAGAAACAcgtattaattcacactggaaagataACCTACATGTGcgagatttgtgggaaatcttttactaTGTTAGGTGATCTCAAGAAACAtgtattaattcacactggaaagaaacctcacaaatgtgagatcTGTGGGGAATCTTTTGCTACATCAGGTGATATCAAGACACATGCATTTGAACACACTGGAAGTGGACCTCACAAATGTGGTATCTGTGACAAAAGTTTCACTTACTTGGATACTCTCAAGACACATGCATTACTTCACATCAGAAAGAAAATGTAA